The genomic stretch CGGCCCGGACCGTCGTGCCTTCGGCCACGTACAGCTTGAGAACGCAGCCGCCAGCCGGGGCGGGGATCTCGGTGTCAACCTTGTCGGTGTTGACTTCAAGCAGGGCCTCGAATTCCTCGACGGTCTCGCCCTCGTTCTTCAGCCAACGCGTCACCGTCCCTTCGACAACCGACTCGCCGAGTTGCGGCATGATCACATTGGTCGGCATGCGTTACCTCTCCGCCGCTCCCCCTTCCAGGGGGAGGGCTGGGATGGGGGTGGGTCACGTCTTGGAGCCGCGCGCCCCCCATCTCTCCTCCCCCCTGCGGGGGGAGGAATCAGTACGCCGCCAGCTCGCGCAGGGCGGCGGCGATCTTGGCCGGATCCGGCATGAACCAATCCTGCATCGGATGGCTGAACGGCACGCCAGGGACATCCGGCGCTGCCAGGCGCCGCACCGGCGCATCGAGATCCGTGAAGGCTTCCTCTGCCAGGATAGCGGCGATCTCGGCACCGTATCCGCCTGTCAGGTTGTCCTCGTGCACGATGAGCGCCTTGCCGGTCTTGCGAACCGAGGCCAGGATGGCCGGGCGGTCTACCGGCGCCAGTGTGCGCAGATCCACCACCTCGACCTCGATCCCCTCGGCGGCCACCGCCGCCGCGGCCTGCAGGGCATAGTAGTGCATCATACCGTAGGCGAACAGGCTGACGTCCCGGCCGGGCCGTGAAACGCGGGCCGGACCGATCGGAACCAGGATCTCTTCGCCTTCGGCCACCTCGCCCTTGATCAGGCGGTAGCCCTTCTTGGGTTCAAGGAACAGGACCGGGTTCGGGTCGCGGACTGCCGATTTCAACAACCCCTTGGCGTCGTGGGGGTTGGACGGGACCACCACTTTCAGGCCCGGGACATGGGCGTAGAAGGCCTCGATCGATTGGGAATGGTACAGGCCTCCGCCGATCCCTCCGCCATAGGGCGCCCGGATGACCATCGGTGCCGTCCATTCGCCATTGGAACGGTAGCACAGGCGAGCGGCTTCACTGACGATCTGGTTGAACGCCGGGTGAATGAAGTCGGCGAACTGGATCTCGCAGATCGGCCGCATACCGTACAGCGCCGCCCCGATGCCGACCCCGATGATCGAGAGCTCGGCCAGCGGCGAGTCGATCACTCGATCCGGCCCGTACTTGTCGAAGAGGCCCAGCGTCGCCCGGAACACGCCGCCGCGCGCCCCGACGTCCTCGCCGACGATGAACACTCGCTCATCGCGCGCCAGCTCCTCGTCCATGGCCTGGCGCAGGGCCTCGATCAGCGTCATCTCAGCCATGGCGGACATCCTCGACAAAGACCGGAAAGGCTGCGTCGGCCGCCGGCGGGTACGGCGCCTCCAG from Anaerolineales bacterium encodes the following:
- a CDS encoding alpha-ketoacid dehydrogenase subunit beta, giving the protein MAEMTLIEALRQAMDEELARDERVFIVGEDVGARGGVFRATLGLFDKYGPDRVIDSPLAELSIIGVGIGAALYGMRPICEIQFADFIHPAFNQIVSEAARLCYRSNGEWTAPMVIRAPYGGGIGGGLYHSQSIEAFYAHVPGLKVVVPSNPHDAKGLLKSAVRDPNPVLFLEPKKGYRLIKGEVAEGEEILVPIGPARVSRPGRDVSLFAYGMMHYYALQAAAAVAAEGIEVEVVDLRTLAPVDRPAILASVRKTGKALIVHEDNLTGGYGAEIAAILAEEAFTDLDAPVRRLAAPDVPGVPFSHPMQDWFMPDPAKIAAALRELAAY